One region of Juglans regia cultivar Chandler chromosome 4, Walnut 2.0, whole genome shotgun sequence genomic DNA includes:
- the LOC108997904 gene encoding uncharacterized protein LOC108997904 has product MASSTGNHPTQEGSSGSNQNDNSDHLVAAATQFFQSMVSSQFMAPRAPQAGCTLEQFSRQHPPTFDGRLNSMDAESWIESMEQIFEVLYCMDDQKVKYAAYHLTDMANKWWKSTRALVQLELGEAIPITWEHFKKIFLDHFFPRTLQESRARQFMDLTQGSMTVAQYAKTFMELSRFAIYLIPDEEKKAEKFERGLDRRIRERVRTLRIRSFTELVTRATIAEEDLQENIEYNNQRKRQQQQQPQAVSHKDKRPHIMNRQGQPPAGQTYPTCATCGKRHLGRCMFG; this is encoded by the coding sequence ATGGCCTCCAGCACTGGAAATCACCCAACCCAAGAGGGATCTTCTGGTTCTAACCAGAATGATAACTCGGACCATCTGGTCGCTGCTGCTACCCAATTCTTTCAATCAATGGTTAGCAGCCAATTTATGGCACCTAGAGCTCCACAAGCCGGTTGTACCTTGGAGCAATTTTCTCGTCAGCATCCTCCTACGTTCGATGGCAGATTGAATTCCATGGATGCGGAAAGCTGGATTGAAAGTATGGAGCAGATTTTTGAAGTGCTCTACTGCATGGATGATCAAAAGGTCAAATATGCCGCTTACCACTTGACTGATATGGCAAACAAGTGGTGGAAGTCAACTCGGGCTTTGGTTCAGCTGGAACTAGGGGAAGCAATCCCCATTACTTGGGaacatttcaagaaaatctttttggaCCACTTCTTTCCGCGAACTCTTCAGGAGTCGAGAGCTCGCCAGTTTATGGATCTTACTCAAGGATCTATGACGGTAGCACAGTATGCTAAGACGTTCATGGAGCTTTCTCGTTTTGCTATTTACTTAATTCcggatgaggaaaagaaggctgAAAAATTTGAGCGTGGACTGGATCGTAGGATTCGAGAACGTGTCCGTACTCTCAGGATTCGGAGTTTCACAGAGCTAGTCACCCGAGctaccattgctgaagaagacCTCCAAGAGAACATCGAGTACAACAACCAAAGGAAGCGCCAGCAACAGCAACAACCCCAAGCAGTGTCACATAAGGACAAGAGGCCTCACATCATGAATCGTCAAGGTCAACCACCAGCAGGGCAAACTTACCCCACGTGTGCAACATGTGGGAAACGACATTTGGGAAGGTGCATGTTTGGCTAG